One genomic window of Salmo salar chromosome ssa12, Ssal_v3.1, whole genome shotgun sequence includes the following:
- the LOC106564943 gene encoding YLP motif-containing protein 1 → MRRHTTYDEDLRDATRRKSEKDPEDKQHESTIYSFRTQEQDTAATGFQRFLNVLNKGVDINKLSKIVNNVNELPPMQEGHPKTTYRSEYKGGPAQSSQDCLGPHSRALPQDHSHSHIRGERRPDLPHSQLQSLLESIGLDLGVEELGRLSDRTKERLYGMKRDQERSPLMSDRHSRTRDWDRERDEDTERDGSKRNGERDRERDWASSERDRERDGDKSERDRDRRSNTRDRDRHSGPRDRRSSTRDRHSGTKDTTRDRHSGSRHSGTRDSNRDRRSSTRDSERDRHSDTRDSERDRHSGTRGRRSSTRDRDEDRRSSTRDRDEDRRSSARDRDEDRRSSTRDRDGDRRSSTRDRRSSTRDRRSSTRDRRSSTRDRDRRSSSSDRDRDRRSSSRDRDRDRRSSNRDRDRDRRSSNRDRDRDRRSSNRDRDRDRRSSNRDRDRNRRCSTRDCDRDGDWDEESDMDWYRNKSKESSAELNTYSKDPIYPFSHPPNASMMATFSTTQFSLYTCKPYANAFPPGWGYPPGLMPPGFRPPGFRPPGFMPPGTMPPGIRPPGIRPPGIMPPFTMPPGTMPPGIRPPGIMPPFTMPPGTMPPFPYPPPGYPPYPSAPPHYSNSTAALSQTYAYTQAARNLQLSSTQPASNHQLAYIPLPYNQPTGTLQQLNTKSTGNLLQLMNLQLPNSKPASTRQLTYIQPASNPQVKSIQPGGTRQLTYIQPTSNPQVTSTKPASTRQLTYIHPASNPQVTSTQPDSELKFTSTAVLTPALKVLTPGPISLSKAQQLKELSPPRCLHYVKTVVPKGSKRRMRRSRVTRNRQAFEERCNKYRKEVLRKRRIYRDLQGKRDGLIARAAAKVAAQLAAKYPRALSEAEAESDVEGEKKPMPEEVIKGKLKKKLEEFNLKMKRKSTQQTPT, encoded by the exons GACCCTGAGGATAAACAACACGAATCCACCATTTACTCATTCAGGACACAGGAGCAGGACACAGCAGCCACAGGCTTCCAGCGCTTCCTCAATGTCCTCAACAAAGGGGTGGACATCAACAAGCTCTCAAAGATTGTGAACAACGTGAATGAGTTACCCCCTATGCAGGAGGGCCATCCCAAGACTACCTACAGGAGTGAGTATAAGGGGGGGCCAGCTCAGAGCTCTCAGGATTGCTTGGGGCCCCACAGTAGAGCTCTGCCACAGGACCACAGTCACTCACACATTCGTGGAGAAAGGAGGCCGGATCTCCCACACAGCCAGCTCCAGAGCCTGCTGGAGTCCATCGGGCTAGACCTGGGGGTGGAGGAGTTGGGCCGACTGTCAGACCGGACCAAGGAGAGGCTGTACGGGATGAAGAGAGACCAGGAGAGGAGTCCCTTGATGTCAGACAGGCACTCTAGAACTAGAGACTGGGACAGAGAACGAGACGAGGACACAGAGAGGGACGGATCTAAGAGAAacggagaaagagacagagagagagactgggccagTTCTGAgcgcgaccgagagagagacggggacaaATCTGAGAGAGATAGGGACAGGCGTTCTaataccagagacagagacagacactctGGTCCCAGGGACAGGCGCTCTAGTACCAGGGACAGACACTCTGGTACCAAGGACACTACCAGGGACAGACACTCTGGTTCTAGACACTCTGGTACCAGGGACAGCAACAGGGACAGGCGCTCTAGTAccagggacagcgagagagatagGCACTCTGATACCAGGGACAGCGAGAGGGACAGGCACTCTGGTACCAGGGGCAGGCGCTCTAGTACCAGGGACAGAGACGAGGACAGGCGCTCTAGTACCAGGGACAGAGACGAGGACAGGCGCTCTAGTGCCAGGGACAGAGACGAGGACAGGCGCTCTAGTACCAGGGACAGAGACGGGGACAGGCGCTCTAGTACCAGGGACAGGCGCTCTAGTACCAGGGACAGGCGCTCTAGTACCAGGGACAGGCGCTCTAGtaccagagacagggacaggcgtTCTAGTAGCagcgacagagacagggacaggcgcTCTAGTAGCAGggatagagacagggacaggCGCTCTAGTaacagggatagagacagggacaggCGCTCTAGTaacagggatagagacagggacaggCGCTCTAGTaacagggatagagacagggacaggCGCTCTAGTAACAGGGATAGAGACAGGAACAGGCGCTGTAGTACAAGGGACTGTGACAGAGATGGCGACTGGGACGAAGAAAGTGACATGGATTGGTATAGGAACAAGTCCAAGGAAAGTTCTGCTGAGCTCAACACATACTCCAAGGACCCTATATATCCTTTTTCTCACCCTCCTAATGCATCTATGATGGCAACCTTCTCCACCACCCAGTTCTCTCTGTATACCTGCAAACCCTACGCCAATGCCTTCCCTCCAGGTTGGGGTTATCCCCCTGGCCTTATGCCCCCTGGCTTTAGGCCCCCTGGCTTTAGGCCCCCTGGCTTTATGCCCCCTGGTACCATGCCCCCTGGTATTAGGCCCCCTGGTATTAGGCCCCCTGGTATTATGCCCCCTTTTACCATGCCCCCTGGTACCATGCCCCCTGGTATTAGGCCCCCTGGTATTATGCCCCCTTTTACCATGCCCCCTGGTACCATGCCTCCCTTCCCATACCCCCCCCCTGGGTATCCACCCTACCCCAGCGCCCCACCACATTACTCTAATAGTACAGCAGCCTTAAGCCAGACATACGCATACACGCAGGCTGCTAGAAACCTCCAGCTCTCATCTACTCAGCCTGCTAGTAACCACCAGTTAGCATATATCCCACTCCCATACAACCAGCCCACTGGCACCCTCCAGCAGCTAAACACCAAGTCCACTGGCAACCTGCTCCAGCTCATGAACCTCCAACTCCCAAACAGCAAGCCCGCTAGCACCCGCCAGCTTACATACATTCAGCCAGCTAGCAACCCCCAGGTCAAATCTATCCAGCCTGGTGGGACCCGGCAGCTTACATACATTCAGCCCACTAGCAACCCCCAGGTCACATCTACCAAGCCCGCTAGCACCCGCCAGCTTACATACATCCATCCTGCTAGCAATCCCCAGGTCACATCTACCCAGCCTGATAGCGAACTCAAGTTCACAAGCACGGCTGTACTGACGCCAGCACTGAAAGTGTTGACCCCAGGCCCCATCTCCTTGAGCAAGGCCCAACAACTGAAGGAGCTGTCACCCCCCCGCTGTCTGCATTACGTTAAGACGGTGGTGCCCAAGGGCAGCAAACGCCGCATGAGACGGTCAAGAGTCACGAGAAACAGGCAGGCGTTTGAAGAAAGGTGTAATAAATACAGGAAAGAGGTTCTGAGAAAGAGGAGAATATATCGAGATCTCCAAGGGAAGAGAGATGGACTGATTGCAAGAGCAGCAGCGAAAGTGGCCGCTCAGTTGGCTGCAAAGTATCCCAGGGCCCTCTCTGAAGCGGAGGCAGAGAGCGATGTTGAAGGGGAGAAAAAACCAATGCCTGAAGAAGTGATTAAAGGGAAACTAAAGAAGAAG CTTGAAGAGTTCAACCTGAAGATGAAGCGGAAATCGACTCAACAGACACCAACATAA